The Carassius gibelio isolate Cgi1373 ecotype wild population from Czech Republic chromosome B5, carGib1.2-hapl.c, whole genome shotgun sequence genome segment CGCCGTTCATAGTACATGCTCAGAACACATCGGGCACGACCACCATTGTGCAGAGCCCATGGTCCCAGAGACTGAACCAGCAACTGTAGACGACTGATATCAACAAAGAGAGACAcatcaaattgtatttattaacccatactttaataaattaatatgatgAACACATGATTTTGACAATTTAATGGAATCTGAGTGCGCCTTTAAAGTTGTGCAAATGaagttctcagcaatgcatattactaattaaaaattaagttttgatatatttacagcaggaaatttacaaaatatgatttttgccataaataaaaaatctataattttgatccataaaatgttttttggggctatattacaaaaaatattccccagcgacttaagactggttttgtggtccagggtcacatatgtttgttttatggcaaattaatcaaatatacTAGAAATTACATAACTTGACTATCATTCTGTCAGTTACCACAGACAATAATGTTGCCTTACGAAAATGTTAATTGCTTGGACAGTATGAACTTACAGTCAAAGTCTAAGGGGCAAGACATTCTATAGATTTAAATACGTTCTAtagatttaaaatatgcaaagCTTGTATTTTTGTTGAAGCATTTATATTCATCCTTCCATATTAAATTGTGTTATTAAGCTCTGAAGTAATCTTTTAAAACATGGTGTCAGAGTTTCCAATGTAagattattactatatatatatttttatgcttgTTTGTTAAAAAATGATAGACCATTTCAAAAGTAAACTGACATCATGTTGCTGTACACAGACAGATAGTCTATCCTGTTAACTCACCTGACAGACAGACGGAGGGGTCCAAGCATTGCACCCAGAAAACACATGGGCAGACCAGTCTGTGCAGCTTCAAACAATTTCACTACAACCTCACCTGTGGGTAAGAGATGAGATGAGAAATGCATGCTATAATGTATTTCTTATAttatgtaccccccccccccccaacaaaaaCCCCCCAACAACACTAAAAAAGTAACCCTGGAGATCTACCTTACTGCAGAGTTCTGTTCCAACCCTGATCTAACACACCTGTATGTAATGATCAAGTGATCCTTCAGATCCTTAGTTTGTTcagttgtgtttgatcagggttgcagctgaactttgcaggatgGCAGATCTTCAGGAACAGGTTTGATCTAGGGGGCTCAATGTACTTCAGTGGCAAAATAGCCCTGATGCATCACATTTACACTGAACCAAAAGCTTTTGAGGGAGAGCTATCTAGGCATACACACAAAAAGTGGAAATTATACACACCTGAAAAGTAGACCTAATTTGTTATTGTATCAAATGCTCACCTAGCATATTGGTGGGCATATTAAGCAAGGTATGCAAGAGGTCATGGACCTCACGATATCGTTGCATGACATACGCTAGCTCCTCATCGTCTACAAATTTTACATCAGCTCTTGAGTCAGGGGTGACTCTCTGAAAAAAAGATTACAATGGTTAATTTGACctattgttaaatgttaaatgataaTTTCAGTGTTTTTCATTTGTCTTACATTTTCTTCTAGGAAATGGAGATACTCTCTTCCTAAAGTCCCATCTGGCAAAGCAGACATTCGAGTGAGGTCTAAAGTAGACAGACGGATTCTTGGACGCTCTCTAGAGACATAATTTGAACATAAAGGCAGTAGCAAAGTTTGGATAATGAATGAAGGAGCCATAAACAGTATTAACAGTAGTCAGAGTAAACAACTGAGACATACTTGAGAATAGTGCAACCCTCTGGGTCATTTCTCATCCGATTCCTTAACTTGATCAGGGCCTGGTGCCCTGTGGTTTCCCCAAGCACCGCAACCATATctgttttggtaaaacatgatagCATACATGAAAGTTTTGAATCATTGGGATTACTGACAGAATTCCTGCTCATACGATTTAGAAAATATTATCCCATAATAAAGCTGTCTCCATATTTTATCAAGTTTAAATCCATTCCACATAATTCTGAAGGTTTGGTTAAATTTTGGATGAAGAGTCCAGGAACCAAGAAAATTTATGTTATAGTAGAAAGTTGGAACACATTCTGgcctgtgttatttaatgaaacCTAATTAgagtttttattcattaaatatttttcagcAAAACAATTATGGACTTTCCATTGAGACTGAAAAAGAAACTAACAGCTGTTATTTAAAGATCATTTCTTCAGGAAGTGCAATCATAAATAGAGTGATTTCATGCATACTATTAAGGGCAAACATAATGAATGACTATTAAATAACAGTCTCACCATGTCTGTAGGGGTTCTTCAGAGCAACGACACCAGAACCTAAAGCCAAAACAGCCTTCTGAACAGAACTTGTTGGGATATGACTTGGATACAACCTTCCATCATACTGCTTTGAATCTGAGCTTGTGTGCTGCTGTCCGGTGAGTACTGAATGCATGAGAGAGAGTGATAGATCTTGAGGTTCAAATCCTGAGACACAGCAATCACAGTTAAAAGATTCAACTTCTCTAAATTCATAGTACTGTGATTAACTATCACTCCTGCAACCTTACTCATTGTGTCATGAGGCTTAAATTTAATTTACTACAAAATGTAGTAAGAAACCACCTTGCTGTTGAAGGTACCTTAGAGTACGTTAGactgtaatatataaattataggctATCatatttcagacaaaaaaaaaaaaaaacatttatattttgtataaagaAAATTAAGTCCGTTTTAAGACcattataattacttttttacatagtgaaattattataattataatacacagTTAGCATATCCGCCGAATGTAATTACTGTACTAAATAATGAACTGTTATTTAACGAGCTGGAATGTGGTCGTAAGAGTTACATgctgtaattaaaatgaattatttggtGCTGTCAGCAGCTGATAATCGGTGAAATGTCCATTAAAGCTGTCGTTTGACATGCAATATTAAGCAACCCCTAGCATATTCTGTAGTTGTAGTACGTTGTGCTAGATGACAGATCAACATAAACGCTTTCACAGTTACATTACTGGTTAGCTAATAAGCTACTAGCAAGGTCATACATTTTTTGCTGTCAAATCCGCGTATACTATGCAATTGAGCATATTACCTATGGAACTATttaaactctaaaaaaaaaaaacatgtaaaaataccTCCATATGAACGTCGACAATAATATCCGCGAGAGGTTTTTAAAAAACTAGACAGACCACGCATAATGGAATTACAGGGGACTGCACGTGGGGTAGATGACACAGCATGTATGGCAAGCCGTTTAACGTTTAGCCTAACCGTGCGTTCACATCGCCGCCGGCGAGGGGGAGgataaattaaccatggttttactacaaataaaaccaaaaaaacatggttactatagttaaaccatggtaaccacaaaataaccatggttttgctatattaaccatagtttaaccatggtatttgtagtaaatctgtagTTATACAAATGGTGGTCAACacaccaaaaaaccatgggttactacagttttactataataaaaccatggttatttttcgtaaggggtgGTTAGTGTGCACACCTTGCATTATGTCAGAACCTGTCCCATTAAGTTTGAATACCGGGGGAAGCATGTAtatgattataataaatatttgaaagttgtttttgttgttatgttCTTATAATCTGTTGTAACATCTCTCTGACAACTGAATTATCTCATTGtgaatttgttatttttgtcatgaaaaaataaacattaataaaagacATCAAGCCACAACTGGCATTTGCTACATattataaagatttttatttaaatatattaattgttcTGCTGCATTTACTCCACTTTTATACTTTGCTGGAGTTAGGTTAAGAcaaatgtgtgattgtgtgtgtttttttttgcccAACCTTGTTGATCAAAAGCAGATCCAGGTTTTGAAACACTTGTGAAACGCTCCGGTGCTGTGAATCAACCTTAGTCATGTGACATGGGTGTTTAAAATCACACTTCGGAGCAGTGTTTCAAAACGTCTACGCTTCAGGATCTTGACAGTTTCACGTCAGCCATCCCTAGGATAAGTTAACCtcatcaaatattttaaatgtgaaagtaACAAGTTGATCGATGGAAAGAACTTAACAATTTTCCTTCCAGTGATTTTGAGTTGTTTAGTGTCAcgattacttttaatttatttatttagctatataTTTAAGCTTATTGGGATATATACAATTCTGATTCTCAAATCTAACTGGAGAAGAGGCTTTCTAACAGTTTTGTTGATATTTCAGTAGTATTAGTACAGGTACTTGTCTATGTTCTCCTTACACTGTGTCCGAACTACATGCAACACAACACCGCAAAACGTGGTAAGGAGTATCTTTTCTATATtaatcaaaaaaattaataaattaaattaaaaagttgtcCTAACCAGTCACAACGACGACACACGAAATGTATTTTTCCACGCCATCGCAGCTGGAGCAACAACATACAAACTATGACAGAGATAATCTCAGATACTGATTAtgtgctttatacattttttttgatgtgccttatttatatctatttttcACGCTTAAGTAAATTATTAGCAGTGTTCTTGTGAGTAATTCTCAAAGGGCTTGATAAATACAGCTCCAGAACCTCCAGCCacaaaaacatagtttttttttttttttttgccctcaacaaaaattccaataGTCCATTGTGATTTCTTATTCGCCCCCATGGCCAGTAAACATGACATTAACTTAATTCAAACTGTGAGCATTTGAACTGGCACATTTAGCACATCTTGCACTAATTTACACTAATAACAACTTCAACTATGAATGCCTACAATGCCCCACTTTCACACTTCCCCAAAAATTCCTTGTGCATGTACACCCACAGTACTTTGCATTGAAAGGTTAGTTCgtccaaaaaattaaattatgccaTAAATtcctcaccctgaagtcatcgtaagtatatatgactttcttctttcaggtgaattcagttggagttattttaaaaatggtcTTTCAAGATGTTTGATGCAACTCCGCGGGAGTTGGAGTTACCTGGATGACTTCAATGGGAGTATTTTAtggactaattttcatttttgggtgaactagccctttaaagaTGATTCTGATTTTGAAACAACTACAAATCATTTGCACTTAGAAGATATAAGCATTTAAAACATACATTCTCTCACTTTCACCAATATGAATCAATGATTTTGATGAAAGTACACTGCACTTCAGCTTCTCATCTGTTTTTTTTGTCCGGTCAAATGTTGTCTAGAATCCAAAGTGTCACACCCCCTACACTATAAATAGCTGCTGAAACTTTTGCTGAAATCAGTCActtatttatgcaatttgtattttatgtatagtGAATGGCACACAGTGCACTACATAGGGGATAGGGAACGATGTAGACAGTGTAAATATTCTTTCAATTGTGGCAAATTAAGTGGTTTCACAATGTCACTCAAACTGCAATAGCACACACAGTCTTCTCCGGTCCTGAAACATAATAGTATGGAGTGGATCATCAGTGCAGACCACAAAATGTAAACCTATTTGAACTCTACACGGAATGCATTCATATCAATATGGATGATAGAGGAGAAATTATTTGACGAACTCTGTTAAACACAGAGAGGTGCCTGGGAGCATAAATAGCACCCATAAATCACTGataatagaaaatgtaaattgttaaaatgttaagCTGGCTTGCCATATTGTCGTTATCTATGCTGACGTGTACGATGACACGTACTGACGCAACCTCTGACGATTATTTTTTTGGAAGTATCCCACAGTATTTTTGGAAGTTATTTGGTGAGTAACTTTTAGACTCTTTATAATTGCTTGAGATTAACGTTGACCGTAGTGTTTGGAATTTGCAACATATTGCCTGTAGTTGGGCAATGTACGCATAGTATGAGGGTGCTCGAGTGAGTTGCCATTTTTACTCTCACTGTGAGTCAGGAAAAAAGATACATTAGCTCTCAGCTGcagactgatttaaaaaaaaaaaaatcggtttaGATTTCTGTTGTGGTAGCTATAAAGACAGTTATTTCCTATATCGTAATTTCTTGGTTCATAATTAATAAAGTTGAATGTGTTAGTGGCTGTAACTCAGCAACATATTTTGTCAGCACCAAGGTGAACACGCAACCTTAAGGCCTAGACTAGATAGACTTTAAACAAACACggagttttgtgttttttattaagaTGATAAttaaacaacttaatttaatGAAGTTGTGGGTAATTTAAGTTTGAACACGTTGAAAAAGTCTGTCAGTTGATATGTTGCGGCTTAAAACAGAGCTGATCATACTTCCTACATCATACTTTATTGACTAAAAGCAAATCGTAATAGGTGAAAACAACACTTTCTAAATAATGCACTTTATAAAATGATTATGGGAAACGGTTTTACTTTACCTCAACAAATGGACTAATagatgaaagtgaagtgacattcagccaagtatggtgacccatactcagaatttgtgctctgcatttaacccatccgagcagtgaacacacacacacactgtgagcacacacccggagcagtgggcagccatttatgctgcggcgcccggggagcagttgggggttcgatgccttgggcacctaagtcgtggtattgaaggtggagagagagctgttcatgcaccccccacccacaattccgtccggcctgagactagaactcacaacccttcgattgggagtccaaccctctagccattaggccacgacttcccccctaTTAAGAATTAAGAATGAGTTTGTGTTTCGTATTAAAATGAATAGTTAAAtaagatttatattatattatattataataaactatAACCATTGAATTAAACTATTGAATTGAAGGAAGTCTTATGGGGGGGTCCCCaccataaaactttttttttttcttggtggggatGGGGGGTTAGTCTTGCAATATACAGTTGACAATATATTTAAGCATAATATGCATAACTATATATTTGTCAAAAACAGGCTCCTGTGTTGATAAAGAATAACTGGATTTGACGGTGACAAATCAGCAGACCCAAAAAGGCAACTATATCAAATATACCTGGGGACTACATATGAGGCACTTGAAGATCCgtaaaacatcaaaaaaaattgctgcggcacccagggagcagttgtgggttcagtgccttgctcaagggaacctcagttgtggtattgagggaggagactcaaactcacaacctttggattatgaatccgaatctctaaccattaggccacgactttgtcaaataactttactgtcactttttatcaatttaatgcatcctttctgaatgaaagtattaatttatttaatttctttccacccaaaaataaatcattttaattcttACAAATCACAaatttttgaacggtagtgtacaaTGTTACAAATTATATCTATTTCAGATAAGtgttgttcttttgaatgttctattaatcacagaatcctgaaaaaaaaaaaaaaaaaaaaaaaaaaatatatatatatatatatatatatatatatatatatatatatatatatatatatatatatatatatatatatatatatatacacaactgttttcaacattgataatattaataaatgtttcttgggcaccaaatcagcctattagaatgatttctaaagatcatgtgacactgactggaggaatgatgctaaaaattgtttactattgtattattattatttttaattgtaataatatatcatgatattactgttttactgtattttggagcAAATCTTGGTTGGTGAACAGAAATGATTTTTGAACAGAAGTGTGCATCCAACAGAATAATTCTAGCATTATTAAccaatatagtatttattatttcctCTAAAAATAGCTGGATGACTGATACTTTGTGATAATGTTTGTTCCAAAAGGCTTGTTTAAATGCAAGAAACTAATTTATTACATAATAGACTAAACCAGtttattagatattaaaaatataaaatttaacaaGACTGGCTGTCACACTGGCTGTGTGctagtgttgtgtttttttttttgttttttttttcaagatttccGTGCAGTTTACATAGTTTACGTCCAGTAGATGGTGGCAAGGGTCTCTTATGAGTGAGTCTGTCAGCAGACTATTCAACCATTTCAGTCCAAATGTCTTTATTCAGGAACTAGCTATGACAATCAATATATCAATCATAGCTATTTCAAGAATGATTCCCGCATGTATATGCCGATATAGTTCCCGAAACTTTGCAGCGTGTTAGTGGTCGTTGATCTTAGCAGAATGAAAAAACAAGTTTTATACAATTCTGAATAGATTATATATAGCACAGAAACCTAACAACAAGCACTCCCTTTATAATTACTAAAAAACTGTTACTCATAGCATCTTAGAATATACAGAGAGTGAAAATGACCCCTCAAAAAAGTCAGTAAGAAAGAAACTTCCTGACTGCGAGTGGAGGTTTATTATTCTCCATTTTTAGCTGAAGTTAGCT includes the following:
- the LOC127958702 gene encoding ubiquinone biosynthesis protein COQ4 homolog, mitochondrial isoform X2, coding for MRGLSSFLKTSRGYYCRRSYGVLTGQQHTSSDSKQYDGRLYPSHIPTSSVQKAVLALGSGVVALKNPYRHDMVAVLGETTGHQALIKLRNRMRNDPEGCTILKERPRIRLSTLDLTRMSALPDGTLGREYLHFLEENRVTPDSRADVKFVDDEELAYVMQRYREVHDLLHTLLNMPTNMLGEVVVKLFEAAQTGLPMCFLGAMLGPLRLSVSRLQLLVQSLGPWALHNGGRARCVLSMYYERRWEQNLDKLRHELNIEPPPVNLISSIKNTYSNS
- the LOC127958702 gene encoding ubiquinone biosynthesis protein COQ4 homolog, mitochondrial isoform X1, coding for MRGLSSFLKTSRGYYCRRSYGVLTGQQHTSSDSKQYDGRLYPSHIPTSSVQKAVLALGSGVVALKNPYRHDMVAVLGETTGHQALIKLRNRMRNDPEGCTILKERPRIRLSTLDLTRMSALPDGTLGREYLHFLEENRVTPDSRADVKFVDDEELAYVMQRYREVHDLLHTLLNMPTNMLGEVVVKLFEAAQTGLPMCFLGAMLGPLRLSVRRGHVGHRMKLELEAVGKQICDLEARCTQDVIPDVLHSGAGTPWTLGASTVEDASQAPGDDFSPSGLRDLHTEPLRSPP